A single window of Anopheles moucheti chromosome 2, idAnoMoucSN_F20_07, whole genome shotgun sequence DNA harbors:
- the LOC128305942 gene encoding DENN domain-containing protein Crag isoform X3 — translation MEERRVADYFVVAGMPEQPKLLKENIFNDSSHLRSTNSIDPITDIGVYFPSLGEKIPADYEILENTPTGLLADLNYGSVRTTGCFIYYRRGKDKPPLVDIGVMYEGAERIMSDAEIVLSTPGDRLANVNNSSAKTFLTFRRATNEMPCNELVVTDLCVVIPSKGEKPPHAFCMIHKTLNKGLMGSDVYLCYKKSMNRPILISYEPEILHRYPTHDHNDFPLTLCPSVPLFCLPMGTTLEAWPHVPGGDGKIKRKPIQPIFSTFVLTVNDGTYKVYGSALTFYEDFCENKLNEQQRALLDWTGDSHKTHSLHVNKSICILSRWPFGDTFEKWLQFLHKLSTLNEKLPVPIERYITHLLDEVPFPSPSILLQLSTLSNTRILLTLPEDSPLPRSGAGFRQLLSNLGPENCLHVLLLVLTEQKLLIHSLRPATLTAVAEAVSSFLFPFKWQCPYIPLCPLGLAEVLHAPLPYLIGVDSRFFDLYEPPSDVTCVDLDTNNISLCESQKHLTTKLLPKRAARVLRQTLRNLEELSQTQGCDSNNSLDRDLKKRKREQNLEQRIQEAFLQFMACMLKGYRDYLVPISKAPTIGATDPSALFRMEAFLRSRDKAHHKFFQLLMKTQMFIRFIEERSFVSDSDHNLAFFDECAEKVSAYEDTPTEIKLIEWDSGQSSERTKFILPPECQPGLPDQLYTYDSFSLDAMLLKETRRSVLDNVLQHHNSLAPGSPMARRTKHEIKTAQKLARKHQGNPELWAKHLLATCYSIYFIVLPSLISENTGREHAVLKAAYDLLSKACKLKVPCDEVCYRIMMQLCGLHNLPVLAVRLHYLMKRSGIQPNALTYGVYNRCVLEAEWPSDSILSSQMRWHRLRNIVIGAAHFKRAGKKFADRRRRSLSHESNLVGGALELVDGTSRTSLDSGYSQAEQQNTNVTMDFSAFDKLRGRVGAIVRQTTNTAHQESSDVLSSAGLLISGEGSHHLKLQTNAGTVNAAGKDSKAGYKKSPPTNSCDISPRMLARADSFAGDSKFIDKLQRQNKGDGMKAKRTLDFHNRMEANIHSESEETKEPNAKGSPTKISPRTLVTQDDPLGALNDMTEELTIQQREPVEKPSEQSESSNNNTIYTDQPILFKGQRSATFDDSTQLSKSMQRSETMPMTSTVTSGFGSLGSTLKFNFGPSLTGKKSNEILQSGLSSIKNAANSVAKKLDDIKEAISANSTPVKTGSGLNGSLERDGHGSENDLLHHDDPAATINGNRSRRVSSEFDLWGRFSDSRKSSYNNLVPLGENAASTSSLNAYPTLPDNIYATVAEISEASGADFVIEITSCSQCHNCSVLLYDEDVMAGWSAEDSNLNTTCNACGKVTVPFLNVQTIAEGENMQRDAQRRSSKHQHDMISVPYLNPLVLRKELENILGEEGDLALTKAKFVEEHPIIYWNLVWFMERIDVNTHLSNLALPKQVSSDNPDPLSNVKTINVHCLWDNPRLHSEAGPAMYMLWRQNQPDSTLLKALLTDQTSINRTVMQQIIASIRCNDLLTPIKRLANERQKLKHRGVDRTHSIYRDMLFLAFIEIGPANIDLISFHREYAAIFEKFAAEKESSTSYRSQDLPPSPTAIFCRAYFKPLLLP, via the exons ATGGAGGAAAGACGAGTTGCTGATTATTTTGTGGTAGCTGGAATGCCCGAACAACCGAAGCTGCTGAAAGAGAACATATTCAATGATTCATCGCATCTACGATCGACAAACAGCATAGATCCGATTACAGACATTGGAGTATATTTTCCTTCGCTGGGTGAAAAAATTCCTGCCGATTACGAAATTCTCGAAAACACCCCGACGGGTTTGTTGGCAGATTTGAATTATGGATCGGTACGAACAACGGGATGCTTCATCTACTATCGACGTGGCAAGGATAAACCTCCGTTGGTCGATATTGGCGTAATGTACGAAGGCGCTGAACGGATTATGTCGGATGCGGAGATCGTGCTTAGCACACCCGGTGATCGTTTGGCGAATGTGAACAATTCTTCCGCCAAAACGTTCCTAACGTTTCGACGGGCGACCAACGAAATGCCTTGCAATGAACTGGTCGTAACGGATCTCTGTGTCGTGATACCTTCGAAGGGAGAGAAACCACCTCATGCTTTCTGCATGATCCATAAAACGCTGAACAAGGGTCTCATGGGAAGCGACGTGTACTTATGCtacaaaaaatcaatgaaCCGTCCGATATTGATCAGTTACGAGCCGGAAATTTTACATCGGTATCCAACGCATGATCATAACGATTTTCCGCTTACGTTATGCCCAAGTGTACCGCTGTTTTGTCTGCCTATGGGGACAACGCTGGAGGCTTGGCCACATGTACCAGGAGGCGACGGAAAG ataaaaagaaaaccaatacAGCCAATCTTTAGTACGTTCGTACTGACCGTTAACGATGGCACATATAAGGTATACGGATCAGCTTTAACATTCTACGAGGATTTTTG TGAAAATAAGTTGAATGAACAGCAGCGTGCATTGTTGGACTGGACTGGAGATTCGCATAAAACGCATTCACTGCACGTGAACAAATCGATCTGCATTTTGTCTCGATGGCCCTTTGGAGATACGTTTGAGAAATGGctacagttcttgcat aaatTATCCACACTCAACGAAAAGCTTCCCGTACCTATCGAACGATATATAACTCATCTGCTTGATGAGGTACCGTTCCCATCACCGAGCATTTTGTTGCAACTGTCTACACTCAGCAATACTCGTATTCTGTTAACGCTACCAGAAGATTCGCCTCTACCCCGTAGCGGTGCTGGCTTTCGTCAGCTGCTCTCCAATTTGGGTCCGGAAAATTGCCtgcatgttttgttgctggtgCTAACCGAACAAAAGTTGCTTATACATTCTCTCCGACCGGCGACACTGACGGCAGTAGCCGAAGCCGTATCTTCGTTCCTGTTCCCCTTCAAATGGCAATGCCCCTATATACCGCTCTGTCCACTGGGTTTAGCCGAGGTACTGCACGCTCCATTACCGTACCTGATAGGAGTGGATTCCCGTTTTTTCGATCTATATGAACCGCCTAGCGATGTAACGTGTGTTGATCTGGACACAAACAACATCAGTTTGTGCGAGTCGCAGAAACATCTCACCACAAAATTGCTACCCAAACGAGCGGCACGTGTTTTACGGCAAACTCTTCGCAATTTGGAGGAATTAAGCCAAACGCAAGGTTGTGATTCGAACAATAGCTTGGATCGGGATTTAAAGAAGCGCAAGCGCGAACAAAACCTAGAGCAACGCATACAGGAAGCGTTCCTACAGTTTATGGCATGCATGCTGAAGGGCTACCGGGATTATTTGGTTCCGATTTCAAAAGCGCCCACCATCGGCGCGACCGACCCTAGTGCTTTGTTTCGTATGGAGGCTTTCCTACGATCCCGGGATAAAGCGCACCACAAGTTTTTCCAGCTACTAATGAAGACGCAAATGTTTATCCGATTCATCGAGGAGCGTTCGTTCGTATCGGACAGCGATCATAATTTAGCATTTTTCGATGAATGTGCCGAAAAGGTTAGCGCGTACGAGGACACACCTACTGAGATTAAACTCATCGAATGGGATTCGGGACAGAGCAGCGAGCGCACGAAATTTATTCTACCTCCCGAATGTCAACCTGGCCTGCCGGATCAACTGTACACGTACGATTCATTCTCGCTTGATGCAATGCTGCTAAAGGAAACTCGGCGAAGCGTGCTTGATAATGTGCTGCAACATCACAACAGCCTGGCGCCTGGTTCGCCCATGGCCCGCCGCACTAAGCATGAGATTAAAACAGCGCAAAAGTTAGCCCGTAAACACCAGGGAAATCCGGAGCTGTGGGCCAAACATTTGCTTGCTACCTGTTATTCGATATACTTTATCGTTTTACCGAGTTTAATATCGGAAAACACCGGTCGGGAACATGCCGTGCTGAAAGCGGCATACGATTTGCTTAGTAAGGCATGCAAACTTAAGGTACCGTGCGATGAGGTGTGCTACCGCATTATGATGCAGCTGTGCGGTTTGCACAATCTTCCGGTGTTAGCCGTTCGGTTGCATTACCTGATGAAGCGATCGGGTATTCAACCTAACGCGCTAACGTATGGCGTTTACAACCGGTGTGTGCTGGAGGCAGAATGGCCATCGGATTCTATCCTGTCGTCGCAAATGCGTTGGCACCGGCTGCGGAACATTGTGATCGGTGCAGCTCATTTTAAACGAGCTGGTAAAAAATTTGCCGATCGTCGCCGAAGATCGTTGTCGCACGAAAGTAACTTGGTAGGAGGAGCGCTAGAGTTGGTTGACGGTACATCGCGAACAAGTCTAGACTCGGGATACTCGCAGGCAGAACAACAGAACACCAACGTTACGATGGACTTTAGCGCTTTCGACAAGCTTCGTGGAAGAGTTGGTGCAATTGTGCGGCAAACTACAAATACCGCCCATCAAGAATCGTCGGACGTACTATCGAGTGCCGGATTGTTAATTAGTGGTGAAGGGAGTCATCACCTGAAGCTGCAGACGAATGCTGGCACTGTTAATGCTGCAGGGAAAGACTCAAAAGCTGGATATAAAAAGTCACCTCCTACCAATAGCTGCGATATAAGTCCACGGATGCTAGCGAGAGCAGATAGCTTTGCAGGCGATTCGAAATTTATTGACAAACTTCAACGCCAAAATAAGGGTGATGGGATGAAAGCGAAGCGTACACTAGATTTTCACAACCGAATGGAAGCGAACATTCATTCCGAATCAGAAGAAACGAAGGAACCCAACGCAAAGGGTAGCCCTACGAA AATATCACCTCGCACACTCGTAACGCAGGACGATCCGTTGGGAGCGCTTAACGATATGACGGAAGAGTTAACAATACAGCAGCGCGAACCTGTCGAGAAACCATCCGAACAAAGCGAATCCAGTAACAACAATACTATATACACCGACCAACCGATTCTGTTCAAGGGACAACGTTCAGCGACATTCGATGATTCGACACAGCTCAGCAAGAGTATGCAACGGTCCGAAACGATGCCCATGACAAGTACAGTTACATCGGGATTTGGAAGTTTGGGCTCAACGTTAAAGTTTAATTTTGG TCCGAGTCTTACTGGGAAAAAATCGAACGAGATTCTACAGAGTGGATTAAGCAGCATTAAGAATGCTGCCAATTCCGTAGCCAAGAAGCTGGATGATATTAAGGAAGCGATTTCGGCCAATTCAACACCGGTAAAAACTGGCAGCGGTTTGAACGGTAGCCTGGAACGTGACGGCCATGGTTCGGAAAACGATCTTCTGCATCATGACGATCCAGCAGCGACCATAAATGGCAACCGTTCGCGTCGCGTTTCGAGCGAATTCGATCTGTGGGGTCGATTTAGCGATTCGCGTAAATCTAGCTACAATAACTTGGTTCCTTTAGGTGAAAATGCTGCATCGACTAGCAGTTTGAATGCATATCCAACGTTGCCAGACAACATTTATGCCACAGTGGCGGAG ATATCGGAGGCTAGTGGTGCAGATTTTGTTATCGAAATAACTTCTTGCTCGCAATGCCATAACTGCTCGGTACTGCTTTACGACGAAGATGTTATGGCAGGATGGTCGGCGGAAGATTCCAACCTGAACACCACGTGCAATGCATGTGGCAAAGTGACAGTGCCATTCCTGAATGTGCAAACTATAGCTGAAGGCGAAAATATGCAGCGAGATGCCCAGCGTCGATCTTCGAAGCATCAACATGACATGATCAGTGTGCCATATTTAAATCCGCTCGTGCTACGCAAGGAGTTGGAAAACATTCTCGGCGAGGAGGGCGATTTGGCTCTTACGAAGGCAAAGTTTGTTGAAGAGCATCCTATTATCTACTGGAATTTGGTATGGTTTATGGAGCGGATAGATGTAAATACGCATCTTTCCAACCTTGCCTTACCGAAGCAGGTAAGTAGC GATAATCCGGACCCCTTGAGTAATGTGAAAACAATTAATGTTCATTGTTTGTGGGATAATCCCCGGCTGCACTCTGAAGCGGGACCGGCAATGTATATGCTATGGCGACAGAATCAACCAGATAGTACATTATTAAAAGCTTTGCTTACTGATCAAACATCGATCAATCGAAC TGTGATGCAACAAATAATTGCTTCGATACGATGCAACGATTTACTAACGCCCATTAAACGGTTAGCAAACGAGAGACAAAAATTGAAACACCGCGGTGTTGATCGGACGCACTCGATCTACCGGGATATGCTGTTCCTAGCTTTTATCGAGATAGGTCCTGCCAATATCGATCTCATTTCGTTCCATCGGGAGTATGCGGCTATATTCGAGAAATTCGCAGCCGAGAAGGAAAGTAGCACGAGTTACCGCAGTCAAGACCTTCCGCCATCGCCTACGGCCATATTTTGTCGTGCTTACTTCAAACCACTACTTCTACCCTGA
- the LOC128305942 gene encoding DENN domain-containing protein Crag isoform X1: MEERRVADYFVVAGMPEQPKLLKENIFNDSSHLRSTNSIDPITDIGVYFPSLGEKIPADYEILENTPTGLLADLNYGSVRTTGCFIYYRRGKDKPPLVDIGVMYEGAERIMSDAEIVLSTPGDRLANVNNSSAKTFLTFRRATNEMPCNELVVTDLCVVIPSKGEKPPHAFCMIHKTLNKGLMGSDVYLCYKKSMNRPILISYEPEILHRYPTHDHNDFPLTLCPSVPLFCLPMGTTLEAWPHVPGGDGKIKRKPIQPIFSTFVLTVNDGTYKVYGSALTFYEDFCENKLNEQQRALLDWTGDSHKTHSLHVNKSICILSRWPFGDTFEKWLQFLHKLSTLNEKLPVPIERYITHLLDEVPFPSPSILLQLSTLSNTRILLTLPEDSPLPRSGAGFRQLLSNLGPENCLHVLLLVLTEQKLLIHSLRPATLTAVAEAVSSFLFPFKWQCPYIPLCPLGLAEVLHAPLPYLIGVDSRFFDLYEPPSDVTCVDLDTNNISLCESQKHLTTKLLPKRAARVLRQTLRNLEELSQTQGCDSNNSLDRDLKKRKREQNLEQRIQEAFLQFMACMLKGYRDYLVPISKAPTIGATDPSALFRMEAFLRSRDKAHHKFFQLLMKTQMFIRFIEERSFVSDSDHNLAFFDECAEKVSAYEDTPTEIKLIEWDSGQSSERTKFILPPECQPGLPDQLYTYDSFSLDAMLLKETRRSVLDNVLQHHNSLAPGSPMARRTKHEIKTAQKLARKHQGNPELWAKHLLATCYSIYFIVLPSLISENTGREHAVLKAAYDLLSKACKLKVPCDEVCYRIMMQLCGLHNLPVLAVRLHYLMKRSGIQPNALTYGVYNRCVLEAEWPSDSILSSQMRWHRLRNIVIGAAHFKRAGKKFADRRRRSLSHESNLVGGALELVDGTSRTSLDSGYSQAEQQNTNVTMDFSAFDKLRGRVGAIVRQTTNTAHQESSDVLSSAGLLISGEGSHHLKLQTNAGTVNAAGKDSKAGYKKSPPTNSCDISPRMLARADSFAGDSKFIDKLQRQNKGDGMKAKRTLDFHNRMEANIHSESEETKEPNAKGSPTKISPRTLVTQDDPLGALNDMTEELTIQQREPVEKPSEQSESSNNNTIYTDQPILFKGQRSATFDDSTQLSKSMQRSETMPMTSTVTSGFGSLGSTLKFNFGRYSPARMSMKKDLKSLSTNMIENISNISPSLTGKKSNEILQSGLSSIKNAANSVAKKLDDIKEAISANSTPVKTGSGLNGSLERDGHGSENDLLHHDDPAATINGNRSRRVSSEFDLWGRFSDSRKSSYNNLVPLGENAASTSSLNAYPTLPDNIYATVAEISEASGADFVIEITSCSQCHNCSVLLYDEDVMAGWSAEDSNLNTTCNACGKVTVPFLNVQTIAEGENMQRDAQRRSSKHQHDMISVPYLNPLVLRKELENILGEEGDLALTKAKFVEEHPIIYWNLVWFMERIDVNTHLSNLALPKQEDNPDPLSNVKTINVHCLWDNPRLHSEAGPAMYMLWRQNQPDSTLLKALLTDQTSINRTVMQQIIASIRCNDLLTPIKRLANERQKLKHRGVDRTHSIYRDMLFLAFIEIGPANIDLISFHREYAAIFEKFAAEKESSTSYRSQDLPPSPTAIFCRAYFKPLLLP, translated from the exons ATGGAGGAAAGACGAGTTGCTGATTATTTTGTGGTAGCTGGAATGCCCGAACAACCGAAGCTGCTGAAAGAGAACATATTCAATGATTCATCGCATCTACGATCGACAAACAGCATAGATCCGATTACAGACATTGGAGTATATTTTCCTTCGCTGGGTGAAAAAATTCCTGCCGATTACGAAATTCTCGAAAACACCCCGACGGGTTTGTTGGCAGATTTGAATTATGGATCGGTACGAACAACGGGATGCTTCATCTACTATCGACGTGGCAAGGATAAACCTCCGTTGGTCGATATTGGCGTAATGTACGAAGGCGCTGAACGGATTATGTCGGATGCGGAGATCGTGCTTAGCACACCCGGTGATCGTTTGGCGAATGTGAACAATTCTTCCGCCAAAACGTTCCTAACGTTTCGACGGGCGACCAACGAAATGCCTTGCAATGAACTGGTCGTAACGGATCTCTGTGTCGTGATACCTTCGAAGGGAGAGAAACCACCTCATGCTTTCTGCATGATCCATAAAACGCTGAACAAGGGTCTCATGGGAAGCGACGTGTACTTATGCtacaaaaaatcaatgaaCCGTCCGATATTGATCAGTTACGAGCCGGAAATTTTACATCGGTATCCAACGCATGATCATAACGATTTTCCGCTTACGTTATGCCCAAGTGTACCGCTGTTTTGTCTGCCTATGGGGACAACGCTGGAGGCTTGGCCACATGTACCAGGAGGCGACGGAAAG ataaaaagaaaaccaatacAGCCAATCTTTAGTACGTTCGTACTGACCGTTAACGATGGCACATATAAGGTATACGGATCAGCTTTAACATTCTACGAGGATTTTTG TGAAAATAAGTTGAATGAACAGCAGCGTGCATTGTTGGACTGGACTGGAGATTCGCATAAAACGCATTCACTGCACGTGAACAAATCGATCTGCATTTTGTCTCGATGGCCCTTTGGAGATACGTTTGAGAAATGGctacagttcttgcat aaatTATCCACACTCAACGAAAAGCTTCCCGTACCTATCGAACGATATATAACTCATCTGCTTGATGAGGTACCGTTCCCATCACCGAGCATTTTGTTGCAACTGTCTACACTCAGCAATACTCGTATTCTGTTAACGCTACCAGAAGATTCGCCTCTACCCCGTAGCGGTGCTGGCTTTCGTCAGCTGCTCTCCAATTTGGGTCCGGAAAATTGCCtgcatgttttgttgctggtgCTAACCGAACAAAAGTTGCTTATACATTCTCTCCGACCGGCGACACTGACGGCAGTAGCCGAAGCCGTATCTTCGTTCCTGTTCCCCTTCAAATGGCAATGCCCCTATATACCGCTCTGTCCACTGGGTTTAGCCGAGGTACTGCACGCTCCATTACCGTACCTGATAGGAGTGGATTCCCGTTTTTTCGATCTATATGAACCGCCTAGCGATGTAACGTGTGTTGATCTGGACACAAACAACATCAGTTTGTGCGAGTCGCAGAAACATCTCACCACAAAATTGCTACCCAAACGAGCGGCACGTGTTTTACGGCAAACTCTTCGCAATTTGGAGGAATTAAGCCAAACGCAAGGTTGTGATTCGAACAATAGCTTGGATCGGGATTTAAAGAAGCGCAAGCGCGAACAAAACCTAGAGCAACGCATACAGGAAGCGTTCCTACAGTTTATGGCATGCATGCTGAAGGGCTACCGGGATTATTTGGTTCCGATTTCAAAAGCGCCCACCATCGGCGCGACCGACCCTAGTGCTTTGTTTCGTATGGAGGCTTTCCTACGATCCCGGGATAAAGCGCACCACAAGTTTTTCCAGCTACTAATGAAGACGCAAATGTTTATCCGATTCATCGAGGAGCGTTCGTTCGTATCGGACAGCGATCATAATTTAGCATTTTTCGATGAATGTGCCGAAAAGGTTAGCGCGTACGAGGACACACCTACTGAGATTAAACTCATCGAATGGGATTCGGGACAGAGCAGCGAGCGCACGAAATTTATTCTACCTCCCGAATGTCAACCTGGCCTGCCGGATCAACTGTACACGTACGATTCATTCTCGCTTGATGCAATGCTGCTAAAGGAAACTCGGCGAAGCGTGCTTGATAATGTGCTGCAACATCACAACAGCCTGGCGCCTGGTTCGCCCATGGCCCGCCGCACTAAGCATGAGATTAAAACAGCGCAAAAGTTAGCCCGTAAACACCAGGGAAATCCGGAGCTGTGGGCCAAACATTTGCTTGCTACCTGTTATTCGATATACTTTATCGTTTTACCGAGTTTAATATCGGAAAACACCGGTCGGGAACATGCCGTGCTGAAAGCGGCATACGATTTGCTTAGTAAGGCATGCAAACTTAAGGTACCGTGCGATGAGGTGTGCTACCGCATTATGATGCAGCTGTGCGGTTTGCACAATCTTCCGGTGTTAGCCGTTCGGTTGCATTACCTGATGAAGCGATCGGGTATTCAACCTAACGCGCTAACGTATGGCGTTTACAACCGGTGTGTGCTGGAGGCAGAATGGCCATCGGATTCTATCCTGTCGTCGCAAATGCGTTGGCACCGGCTGCGGAACATTGTGATCGGTGCAGCTCATTTTAAACGAGCTGGTAAAAAATTTGCCGATCGTCGCCGAAGATCGTTGTCGCACGAAAGTAACTTGGTAGGAGGAGCGCTAGAGTTGGTTGACGGTACATCGCGAACAAGTCTAGACTCGGGATACTCGCAGGCAGAACAACAGAACACCAACGTTACGATGGACTTTAGCGCTTTCGACAAGCTTCGTGGAAGAGTTGGTGCAATTGTGCGGCAAACTACAAATACCGCCCATCAAGAATCGTCGGACGTACTATCGAGTGCCGGATTGTTAATTAGTGGTGAAGGGAGTCATCACCTGAAGCTGCAGACGAATGCTGGCACTGTTAATGCTGCAGGGAAAGACTCAAAAGCTGGATATAAAAAGTCACCTCCTACCAATAGCTGCGATATAAGTCCACGGATGCTAGCGAGAGCAGATAGCTTTGCAGGCGATTCGAAATTTATTGACAAACTTCAACGCCAAAATAAGGGTGATGGGATGAAAGCGAAGCGTACACTAGATTTTCACAACCGAATGGAAGCGAACATTCATTCCGAATCAGAAGAAACGAAGGAACCCAACGCAAAGGGTAGCCCTACGAA AATATCACCTCGCACACTCGTAACGCAGGACGATCCGTTGGGAGCGCTTAACGATATGACGGAAGAGTTAACAATACAGCAGCGCGAACCTGTCGAGAAACCATCCGAACAAAGCGAATCCAGTAACAACAATACTATATACACCGACCAACCGATTCTGTTCAAGGGACAACGTTCAGCGACATTCGATGATTCGACACAGCTCAGCAAGAGTATGCAACGGTCCGAAACGATGCCCATGACAAGTACAGTTACATCGGGATTTGGAAGTTTGGGCTCAACGTTAAAGTTTAATTTTGG CCGTTATTCACCTGCACGCATGTCCATGAAAAAAGACTTGAAATCACTGTCCACGAACATGATAGAGAACATTTCTAACATAAG TCCGAGTCTTACTGGGAAAAAATCGAACGAGATTCTACAGAGTGGATTAAGCAGCATTAAGAATGCTGCCAATTCCGTAGCCAAGAAGCTGGATGATATTAAGGAAGCGATTTCGGCCAATTCAACACCGGTAAAAACTGGCAGCGGTTTGAACGGTAGCCTGGAACGTGACGGCCATGGTTCGGAAAACGATCTTCTGCATCATGACGATCCAGCAGCGACCATAAATGGCAACCGTTCGCGTCGCGTTTCGAGCGAATTCGATCTGTGGGGTCGATTTAGCGATTCGCGTAAATCTAGCTACAATAACTTGGTTCCTTTAGGTGAAAATGCTGCATCGACTAGCAGTTTGAATGCATATCCAACGTTGCCAGACAACATTTATGCCACAGTGGCGGAG ATATCGGAGGCTAGTGGTGCAGATTTTGTTATCGAAATAACTTCTTGCTCGCAATGCCATAACTGCTCGGTACTGCTTTACGACGAAGATGTTATGGCAGGATGGTCGGCGGAAGATTCCAACCTGAACACCACGTGCAATGCATGTGGCAAAGTGACAGTGCCATTCCTGAATGTGCAAACTATAGCTGAAGGCGAAAATATGCAGCGAGATGCCCAGCGTCGATCTTCGAAGCATCAACATGACATGATCAGTGTGCCATATTTAAATCCGCTCGTGCTACGCAAGGAGTTGGAAAACATTCTCGGCGAGGAGGGCGATTTGGCTCTTACGAAGGCAAAGTTTGTTGAAGAGCATCCTATTATCTACTGGAATTTGGTATGGTTTATGGAGCGGATAGATGTAAATACGCATCTTTCCAACCTTGCCTTACCGAAGCAG GAGGATAATCCGGACCCCTTGAGTAATGTGAAAACAATTAATGTTCATTGTTTGTGGGATAATCCCCGGCTGCACTCTGAAGCGGGACCGGCAATGTATATGCTATGGCGACAGAATCAACCAGATAGTACATTATTAAAAGCTTTGCTTACTGATCAAACATCGATCAATCGAAC TGTGATGCAACAAATAATTGCTTCGATACGATGCAACGATTTACTAACGCCCATTAAACGGTTAGCAAACGAGAGACAAAAATTGAAACACCGCGGTGTTGATCGGACGCACTCGATCTACCGGGATATGCTGTTCCTAGCTTTTATCGAGATAGGTCCTGCCAATATCGATCTCATTTCGTTCCATCGGGAGTATGCGGCTATATTCGAGAAATTCGCAGCCGAGAAGGAAAGTAGCACGAGTTACCGCAGTCAAGACCTTCCGCCATCGCCTACGGCCATATTTTGTCGTGCTTACTTCAAACCACTACTTCTACCCTGA